In one Streptomyces sp. T12 genomic region, the following are encoded:
- a CDS encoding recombination protein O N-terminal domain-containing protein, which yields MSLFRDDGIVLRTQKLGEADRIMLCCPGGQPPDPRPKAHGGAR from the coding sequence ATGAGCCTGTTCCGCGACGACGGCATCGTGCTGCGCACCCAGAAGCTGGGTGAGGCGGACCGGATCATGCTGTGCTGCCCCGGGGGACAACCCCCGGACCCCCGGCCGAAAGCCCACGGGGGTGCGCGATGA
- a CDS encoding isoprenyl transferase: protein MVVRGILGRQRREYKTPQPHPSGARPPKLPGELVPNHVAIVMDGNGRWAKERGLPRTEGHKVGAERVLDVLQGAVEMGVGAISLYAFSTENWKRSPDEVRFLMNFNRDFIRKTRDQLDELGIRVRWVGRMPKLWKSVAKELQIAQEQTKGNDKLTLYFCMNYGGRAEIADAAQALAEDVKAGRLDPSKVNEKTFAKYMYYPDMPDVDLFLRPSGEQRTSNYLLWQSAYAEMVFQDVLWPDFDRRDLWRACLEFASRDRRFGGAIPNEELLAMEGRQE from the coding sequence ATGGTCGTACGCGGGATCCTGGGGCGCCAGCGCCGCGAGTACAAGACGCCGCAGCCGCACCCGTCCGGTGCCCGCCCGCCGAAGCTCCCCGGCGAGCTCGTCCCCAACCATGTGGCGATCGTCATGGACGGGAACGGCCGCTGGGCGAAGGAGCGCGGGCTGCCGCGCACCGAGGGGCACAAGGTCGGCGCCGAGCGGGTGCTGGACGTCCTCCAGGGCGCGGTCGAGATGGGCGTGGGGGCGATCTCCCTGTACGCCTTCTCCACCGAGAACTGGAAGCGGTCGCCGGACGAGGTGCGCTTCCTGATGAACTTCAACCGGGACTTCATCCGCAAGACCCGGGACCAGCTCGACGAGCTGGGGATCAGGGTGCGGTGGGTCGGCCGGATGCCCAAGCTGTGGAAGTCGGTCGCCAAGGAGCTCCAGATCGCCCAGGAGCAGACCAAGGGCAACGACAAGCTGACGCTGTACTTCTGCATGAACTACGGCGGGCGGGCCGAGATCGCCGATGCCGCGCAGGCCCTCGCGGAGGACGTGAAGGCGGGGCGGCTGGACCCGTCCAAGGTCAATGAGAAGACCTTCGCCAAGTACATGTACTACCCGGACATGCCGGACGTGGACCTGTTCCTGCGCCCGAGCGGCGAGCAGCGAACCTCCAACTACCTTCTCTGGCAGAGCGCTTACGCCGAGATGGTCTTCCAGGACGTGCTGTGGCCGGACTTCGACCGCCGTGACCTGTGGCGGGCGTGCCTGGAGTTCGCCTCCCGCGACCGGCGGTTCGGCGGGGCGATCCCGAACGAGGAGCTGCTGGCCATGGAGGGCAGGCAGGAGTGA
- the recO gene encoding DNA repair protein RecO: MSLFRDDGIVLRTQKLGEADRIITLLTRGHGRVRAVARGVRRTKSKFGARLEPFSHVDVQFFARGSELIGRGLPLCTQSETIAPYGGGIVTDYARYTAGTAMLETAERFTDHEGEPAVQQYLLLVGALRTLSRGEHAPHLVLDAFLLRSLAVNGYAPTFSDCAKCGMPGPNRFFSVASGGSVCVDCRVPGSVVPSPQTLELLAALLTGDWETADACEPRYVREGSGLVSAYLHWHLERGLRSLRYVEK, encoded by the coding sequence ATGAGTCTCTTCCGGGATGACGGCATCGTCCTGCGGACCCAGAAACTCGGCGAGGCGGACCGGATCATCACGCTGCTCACTCGGGGGCACGGGCGGGTGCGGGCCGTCGCCCGGGGGGTGCGGCGGACCAAGTCGAAGTTCGGGGCGCGGCTCGAACCCTTCTCCCACGTCGACGTGCAGTTCTTCGCGCGGGGGAGTGAGCTGATCGGGCGCGGGCTGCCGCTGTGTACGCAGAGCGAGACCATCGCGCCGTACGGCGGCGGGATCGTCACCGACTACGCGCGGTACACGGCCGGGACGGCCATGCTGGAGACCGCCGAGCGGTTCACCGACCACGAGGGCGAGCCGGCCGTTCAGCAGTATCTGCTCCTGGTCGGGGCGCTGCGGACGCTGTCCCGCGGCGAGCACGCCCCGCACCTTGTTCTCGACGCCTTCCTGCTGCGGTCGCTCGCCGTCAACGGCTACGCCCCCACCTTCAGCGACTGTGCGAAGTGCGGGATGCCGGGACCGAACCGCTTCTTCTCGGTCGCCTCAGGAGGCTCGGTCTGCGTCGACTGCCGGGTGCCCGGTAGCGTCGTACCGTCGCCGCAGACCCTGGAACTGCTCGCCGCGCTGCTTACGGGAGACTGGGAGACCGCGGACGCCTGCGAGCCGCGGTACGTCCGGGAGGGCAGCGGGTTGGTGTCCGCCTATCTGCACTGGCACCTGGAGCGCGGGTTGCGCTCACTTCGGTACGTCGAAAAGTAG
- a CDS encoding Fur family transcriptional regulator: MTTAGPPVKGRATRQRAAVAAALDEVDEFRSAQDLHDMLKHKGDSVGLTTVYRTLQSLADAGEVDVLRTSDGESVYRRCSTGEHHHHLVCRVCGKAVEVEGPAVEKWADAIAAEHGYVNVAHTVEIFGTCAECATG; the protein is encoded by the coding sequence GTGACGACGGCAGGACCGCCCGTGAAGGGCCGAGCCACCCGGCAGCGTGCAGCCGTGGCGGCGGCCCTTGACGAGGTCGACGAGTTCCGCAGTGCGCAGGATCTCCACGACATGCTCAAGCACAAGGGCGACTCGGTCGGGCTCACCACGGTCTACCGCACCCTGCAGTCCCTGGCCGACGCCGGCGAGGTCGACGTCCTGCGTACGTCCGACGGCGAGTCGGTGTACCGCCGCTGCTCGACCGGCGAACACCACCACCACCTGGTCTGCCGCGTCTGCGGCAAGGCCGTCGAGGTCGAGGGCCCCGCGGTGGAGAAGTGGGCGGACGCCATCGCGGCCGAGCACGGCTATGTGAACGTGGCGCACACGGTGGAGATCTTCGGTACGTGTGCGGAGTGCGCCACGGGTTGA
- a CDS encoding YcxB family protein: protein MDHQGRDIIQDADAVELAYRPSRGDFLRAVLVRERIRRLNLLRWALVALFASLAVTQAMSGWSSSVLFGALCAVMIWGIPHLQAHHGLRTVSWQGDYRTTVTETGVTTVTDHVTLAQRWSVFRGYRETRDHLVLLSRDPNILLVEVLPKRGAADPADIDRLRMLLGRHLPRV, encoded by the coding sequence ATGGATCACCAGGGGCGGGACATCATCCAGGACGCGGACGCCGTCGAGCTGGCCTACCGGCCCTCGCGCGGGGACTTCCTCAGGGCCGTCCTGGTACGGGAGCGCATCCGCCGGCTGAACCTGCTGCGCTGGGCCCTCGTCGCGCTGTTCGCGTCGCTCGCCGTCACGCAGGCGATGTCGGGCTGGTCGTCCTCGGTGCTGTTCGGCGCGCTGTGCGCCGTCATGATCTGGGGCATCCCGCACCTGCAGGCCCACCACGGACTGCGTACCGTCAGCTGGCAGGGCGACTACCGCACGACGGTCACCGAGACGGGGGTCACGACCGTCACCGATCACGTCACGCTGGCTCAGCGCTGGTCCGTGTTCCGGGGCTACCGGGAGACCCGTGACCACCTGGTCCTGCTCAGCAGGGACCCGAACATCCTGCTGGTGGAGGTGCTGCCCAAGCGGGGTGCCGCGGACCCCGCCGACATCGACCGCCTGCGCATGCTGCTCGGCCGCCATCTGCCCCGCGTGTAA